Part of the Capsicum annuum cultivar UCD-10X-F1 chromosome 12, UCD10Xv1.1, whole genome shotgun sequence genome is shown below.
gatgatatagacaattaatgatcaaaattttgagtcatataaaatattatgattattttttctttttaaaacacCAACTGTAATTTAAGGGgttttcaatatattttacacCTACCTCATTTGTATCTTTGATATTTACAACTACtatatatctaattaaataaattctcttactatttgaataaatatcGTATTTAGTGTAGCGTTTAAATTCATTATAGTGAGGTATACGcacgaggcgcgtacacctaaactaggttttatatatatatatatatatatatatatatatatatgagaaagtggaaagaaaagggttaggggtatttttgtcatttataattttatccaaggataaattaacttgggataacttataccaccaaatatgtggtataacttatcccgggattattattagtcccgggataagttatcccgagtaTTGccaaccaaacaatgtataaaaaagtttatCCCGTGACTATTTTTTTATCCCGGGATAATTTACcttagtacctcacaccaaacgacccctaagtgtaGTTAACTGATTCCCAAAAAAGAAGCATTAAACATGTGAGAAACAGATTATGAGACTAATAAAGGCTGTGAGTAGACAGTGAGGGCAAAAAATAGGTAGGTAAAGTATCCAGAAGTCCAGTTGCCCAAAATAAGATCATTACTATGCTCTTTTGGATACAAAGTGACAGATAACTTTGTTAACACTCCAGGTGAAACCAACCCAACTTTCCatgtaaatttataataaatgaatcagTAAAGAACATTGAATAAAAGAGATGAACTGCAAACTGCTACGGGTGTATATATGGTGCAATGAAGGATCTGATTCTTTTGTGATGTTGAGTGAATAACACAAGTCACAAAAGGGTAGGAGAGTGGTGGTTGAGGTGGATTTCAAATGATCTTCCTTAGTTATTAACTCAACCGCATCCATGAGCCAGAACAATAATAAGTTGTGTTACATGGATTTGGCTACAAATATGGATAAGATATATGTATCTATTACGGGTACGCGCagttttttgataatatttttagaaaaacgTAAAATTATCCACACAAGCCACACCTATGTCATACATGTTTGGTATAAGTCCATCAACAAAATGAAGGATCCACGCAAATAGACTAAAAACAACACATCAATCGAAGAAGAATAAGCTGGTGACGATGATTAGAAGTTGATGGTAGAAGGGCTATGCAAAAGACTTGAAAAGGTGAATTTTGCATGAATGCATCACGAGAAGCGATTACGAGGTAATTATAGAAAATTAGCTCTAACAAACTTACCCTCTTCTTCGACAGTGTATCAATAGGATACATAATTTCAGGCTGCACATAATCCCTTCCTCGGTAAAAAACAATTGTATCATTTGCAACTATCTGAATTGGGATTCCACCACTCAGTCTTGCAATTTCATCGGCATATTCTTGAATTTGACCAGGTTTGCACGGTTTGCATATGACTTTGACAGTTTCATGTCTTTTCCAATGTAGATGCATATTAAGAATAACACCTCCAAAGACTCCCCTTCGGCCAATTGGCACATAATTAGACTTTTTCTGTGCCATCTTTTTGATATAGAATCGTTCTTCACCAGTGAGAAAGTGCGGTTGAACCTCAGGACCTTGAACTTTGGAAACCTCATATCGCTTTAATCTCTCAATTAGCATGGCTTCTTTGACTTTTGCCTGACCCAAAGCCAAAACATGTCAACTTTTGCCTGACCCAAAGCCAAAACATGTCAACTTttgtaaaaataagaaattacatTAGGTTTTGTATAGCAGCAAATGGAAAATGGGAAGAAAACAAATCATAGCTtctataaacatgaacatagcgTGACCAAACTGAATCCTTCACATCCCTAAACCAGGAAAAGGTTAAGATAGCTACAAAACATTAACTATGTAATGGCATTAATGCCTCGGTAAGACAGCAACCATGCAGCATACAGGTACTTGTTCTAACCTAGTTTTCAGCAGATAACACAAAAATTGAAAGTAATTAGTAAGCACAAAGGCTCGTTTCTTACTTTAGTATTCCACAACTGAAACCGTAGACAAAATAGACCTTCTTTGCAATTACTATTTAGATTAAGCTCCAACAACCACAgccaagaaaagaaggaaaaagacaAATTCAGGATCAATAACGCTTTCACCCAATCTCACTTTAATTTCCGAGTACCAAATGAGAAGATGTAATATAAAAGGTCCTCAAcaaatttaacaataacaacagaaAACACATGAATATGTCTTTTTTGTCATTCTCCTCCAGCTTCCTTCCGACTTCCCCTTCTGATTTCTTGTCAACCAAATTGAAGAAACTTGGTTGAAGCTCATCCCCAAGTTCTTCAATTCAGTTCATTCTTAATGTCATTATGGATTATTAAGCTAATATAACGACAACAATCATATATGTCCAAACAGAACAGGATAGATGCCAAGAAGTCATACAGTCGAGACCAAATAGTTTGGGACTGAGTCATAGTTGCAGTGGTAATTGTAAAAAACAAGAACTATGCATCAATCTTAAGAAAGTTGGAGGAGGATATATGAATCctcagtagtagcagtagcattacaacaataagaacaacaacatacccagtgtaatcccacaaatggGGTATGGAGAGGGTAGTGTCTACGCAGCCTTGcccctaccttgtgaaggtagaTCGGTTGTTTCGGAAGGACCCTCGGCCCAAGAAACCGCATATAAAAGTAAGGGAATTTTTCGAAATTATACAACTATTGAAAATGCTTACGTCATGTAGTCCAATATACAATATCTTACTACATTATACGTGGGAAGAatgccgggggtctattggaaacaacctctctatctctttATCTCAcgttgaggtagtggtatggactgcgtacacttaccctccccagcccccacttggtgggaagataatgggtgtgttgttgttgtattatatgtgGGAAGAACATATAGTGTATAAAAGGTGTTTATACACAAATATGGGTTAAATTATGTGTTTAATACACAAACTATGGTCTAAGTGGCGTAAATATTTCCAAATTACACATAGATTCTGTTGAGATTAATTAAATGAACTAATTAATCAAGCAGTTAGTTGGTTAATTCTGTACACATCAGTTAGTTAGCTGTAGTTAATTGTACTGCCTAATTGCTCCTCCTCCTGTATAAATAGACTCTTGTTTTACAATGAGAATCAGTTTTCAGTTTCCACAATATCTTCTCTTTCACAACTGAGAGCTCAACgcactccattaatggaggttcaTCATCATCTTAGCTCAATCTCAACAGATTCCCTACAAATAATATGAAAAGGAAATACACTAATGAAGAATCCATGCtgaaaataatggagaaaagaACAGTAACGATAGCATTATTGGCAAAAAAACAACCATGAGCtcttaaaaataagaaagaaaattcttTAGCTCACAGTCTCAATCTTGTGTTTAATTCTTTCTTCAGGAGTGTCAaacttctgcttcttcttcttccccttAACACCAAGCCTTCTGGGATCTCTCTTGTTAGcaacttttctcttcttcttctctctctttctttgcAGTTTCAGCTTCTTCTTAGTCTTCCATTTCTCCTTCTTTGGTGCTTCCACTTCATGTGTCTCAAACTTGGGTTTCCCATCTCTTGTTATCACAAAATTCACTTTTCCATGGCTAAAGTTCCTCCATTCCCAACATGGGTTTTGTGGTATTAACCTTGGCAAGTGCAAAAAACTACTTTCTGGGTTTCCAAGAATTGGTCTGGATATATATAGAGACAATAGTGCGAGATAATCAAAACCAAATTGAACATAGaacaatcaaaattaaaaaagataaccCAATTTCAACAAGAGACAAGCAGTTTAATTTtgatcataaattcaaaatagttaacaaatatatgaaacataacagtaaaaaaaaaaacttatttgaaCCACAAAAGTGACACAGAAATTTACGGAGGAGTATTGGCTTTACCTGAAAGAGGTAGAGGAAGTTGTGGAAAGAGGCTTGAGAACTGAAAGTAAGGCAATTCTTCGAAAGCCTCGAAACAGAGGATTTGTCATATGGGTTGCTGTTCGCCGTGCAATGGGGCGGGCAGTTTATGAGCTAATTCATGGCTCAAACCAAAATTCCTCACATAACTTCAGCATTTGACACAGAGGGTGTTCGGGTGAGCTTAAAAGctggttaaaataatttttaagtcattttatactttttaaagtgtttgataattttaaaaaatactttaaaaaaaatgtaaagaattgtTTTTTTAAAGTCAAAAGGATTAGTCCTAATGTAGTTAATCATCCTCTCAAATCAGCTACTGATCATTATTTGGTAAACTATTGCCTTATCAATTAACTAATCAGATGTGAGCCTCTCCTCGGACGGCTTCCTCCTTTTGCTCCTCAACCTACGGGTATTAGCAGCCGTTTTCAGCTGTTGTTCTCCTTACAAGAACAACTTCTTATGCGTTACTCATCTGTCCGCCATCGGAAACACCATTTCCCGTATTTTacatctctatttttttatttttggattataaGTCATTTTAGTTTTACCAAGTAAAAGACATTTTTATCCCTTCTAATTCTCACATATTTCAAAATTACCCAAATGTTTAACCTAAAATATTTgttctcttttactatttttgtgtttctcttttCGGGTttgcatttttctctttattttgtattttgatttttttaatagttGTTAGCAATTTGATGCTTGTGGGGTTTATGAGGAACTATGATTTGAGTAAATTCCTTATATTGTCACTCAACTTAGGTAAATAACTCAATaaagtcatttatcttttttttgttccAGTAATATCATCGAACTTTatgcatttttcttaaaaatcaataattgcTAACCGTGActcaaaagatgagaaaaaaagatcaaaaatgtccctttaaatttgaactttgaatttaaatgatTCTTATTAGTTAACAATACGAAATATCAATAAACTTTCAACTATAAAACTTAGTGAGTGCAATCTTCTTTCAACTTCTAACTGCGATATTAAATCTAACGACGTCCACCaaaaattgtaattaaaattgttagaaataagcttatatgtattgtatttatttggaaacttaggagttcaataataaaataatattaatgtaTTTATTTGGAAACTTAGGAGttcaatagtaaaataatattctatatttattcattttaggattaatatttatttttgataaaatagttcaAGTTAGTTGTTTGTTTCTTCTACTCCAAATTATTGtcgaaaaaattataattcataaagAAGACGATTAATTccgcaaataaaaaaaaaatagggtcTCTAGCCAGTAGAAGaaccatatataaataatttaaaggatttttattttaaaaaataattcatattaacggATATCATGATAATAACATCAATCATTcattatcaaataaaattaggtgATTTTATATAACCATTTCATAACTTAAAAATGTTTTAaggtttcaatattatttttatcaatcttgtGTTTTCTCTTTAGATTTgcatttttctctcattttgtatctttatttctttctttaatggATTGCTAGCAATTTGATGCTGTGGGGTTTATGAGtaattgagaagaattatttttttgatagtttATTTGACTGAACAACAAATTTTAATGGGTTGTTAGCAATTCAGCTTCTTTTTGGACGGCTTTTGTTcaattttgtgaagaaaaatggaaaatcaaTAAACCTATCTAGCTGAAACAATAATTTTTGCTCCTTTTTGAatgttttttattcaattttcagaagaagaaaaattgtAAAACAAAAATGGGTTAATTAGTGtggcaaaattcataaaaaaaaacgAATTCATATAGCAGAAACAACAAATTTTACTCCTTTTTGAatctcttttgttcaattttaagaagaaaaatgaagcacaaataacttattcattcatgaaaatattttaaaaaaataaatgtattaaatAGTTTATACTAAAATTGAATTGTCTACCAAGCACATCTATAATTTTTTCAGTTTTAACACTTTATCGAAACACATAActgtttattttaaaaataagtttcaGTACTTTCAAAAGAATTTTTGAAGTGTTTTTAAAAGTCACTTTTTTTCAGCCTATCCAAACGGGTTCATAGAGATGCAACTGTTTTTTTCGATAGAAATGAACCTTTAATTGAGCCAAAAGTTGTCTATAAAATGGCAGAAAACATTAGGAGCCAAAAGTTGGTCACTTTCGAGTTTTGAGATTTTATTAGTTTCTAAGGGTGATTCATGACATAATTGAAGGTTTGATATGGTTACTGACGCTTTACGAGGCATTTGAACCTTTGggggaaattataatttttcataaattaagagTTTGACTTCTCACATTATTCGATCAAGATTGACCCATGTGTTTTATGATAGATTTGCACTGTTGATTTTttttaaggggggggggggggggggggggNNNNNNNNNNNNNNNNNNNNNNNNNNNNNNNNNNNNNNNNNNNNNNNNNNNNNNNNNNNNNNNNNNNNNNNNNNNNNNNNNNNNNNNNNNNNNNNNNNNNAACCTAGTTAGGAGCTATTTTGGAGTTTGTTGGTTCAACTGTGTCTAATGCAACCATATCGACGACACCGGATGGAtcgttgggagcgctgccaccttaatgggccctgcaacgcgcgatccgtATTATTCGGGGCTCCAATGTGGGCACCGGACAATGgatggaaaaaaaaaacatatcgaCGACCCTTTTTTTTTGTTGGTTCAATTGTGTCTGGTGCAACCATAACAACGACCCCTTTTTGCGTCAACTATGCCTCTTCAATGAAAGATCTTGTTTCAGTGACCTATAGTCCTTTAGAGAATTCTAGTTCAACGAGACTTTGGTAACGACTCAAGATCCCGGAGGTTGTTAATGACACCTACCCCAACCCAACCATTATACGTAAGCATGACCTAATAACTTAGTATACTTGAAGTAAAGGCAACATTAAAAGAACCCAAAcacaatgacaacaacaacaacaaaaatactcaaatGAAACTAAACAAGGAATCTAAAATCCTATGAATCAGTTGGCATAAATACAAGAGTAACTCTAATATAAAATGTCATATTGAAAACCGCAACACTTCTGAAAAAAGTAAAGAGGACATAAATAAATGATAGAGGAAGTCAGGATAGTCTCCAAAAGTATGAGTTAATCACAATTTCAAGTCAAAGAATATCACATGAATCAAGGTCCACACTGTCCACTCGCATGAAAATCTACATCTGAAGGATGGAGAAAAGTAGGGTGAGTACAACCACTAGTACTAGGTATGTGCATGAATCgatttgattcaattttagcCTATAATAGGCTTAAATGAATTCAAACTTGTGAAGGTAAAGGTTATTGGAAAGAACTCAGCACGATCAAGTTCAATGTatgattttgcccccgttgatTTTGACTTTTCTATGGCAGTTcctgttaatattaacatgcatgagttggaaaaaatgatgcaaaatttgtagatttctcaatcatgtaacttataagttttggatcattttgcaatcaataaaatacaagattcattcactccttacatattttatttatttaaattaaatgtctaatttgaattaaatacttttaatatatcacTATAAAACTTTACACAAAgtcataaacataacaaacatatatacatataatgaaaaaataaaaataattttagcaaATGTTACTTAGACAATTAATGTtgatatataaaaatactatataagTTCATCTTTTAAGTAGTGTAtgtaaatttttgaatatatgtttaagacttcaagtattattatatttagtagtatacattgtatgtatatatgtgtatatattttctaaagtattataacatgtaatatatatatgtttcaactttcaagtggtattttaagtagtatatatattctatatatatgagtatatattttttatagactaaagtagtatatatgaatgtatacatgtgtatatgttttctagaGTAATATTTATGTAATGTATATGTGTTGTATGTAATActatttcaagtagtattttaagcagtatatatatatatatatattatattttatacatatacttgtatgtattttctatagactaaagtctaaagtagtatatattta
Proteins encoded:
- the LOC107851032 gene encoding uncharacterized CRM domain-containing protein At3g25440, chloroplastic, whose translation is MTNPLFRGFRRIALLSVLKPLSTTSSTSFRPILGNPESSFLHLPRLIPQNPCWEWRNFSHGKVNFVITRDGKPKFETHEVEAPKKEKWKTKKKLKLQRKREKKKRKVANKRDPRRLGVKGKKKKQKFDTPEERIKHKIETAKVKEAMLIERLKRYEVSKVQGPEVQPHFLTGEERFYIKKMAQKKSNYVPIGRRGVFGGVILNMHLHWKRHETVKVICKPCKPGQIQEYADEIARLSGGIPIQIVANDTIVFYRGRDYVQPEIMYPIDTLSKKRALEKSKYEQSLESVRRFIAIAEKELELYYRHVALYDDPNNRSSYSILDDFRSTSEKQNGKIGEENYSSSESIASDLELSQIDDYCSDDKQSLTESEFEDTDESSSDDLDSGEGH